The Chiloscyllium plagiosum isolate BGI_BamShark_2017 chromosome 28, ASM401019v2, whole genome shotgun sequence genome includes a region encoding these proteins:
- the LOC122563833 gene encoding uncharacterized protein LOC122563833, which yields MALVFAGRSVRVRQHRNPGDCVRKLTVSACNLGGGSRLAAAGVFDQGAGGRRRLLLSPSVAQRPGAQSRAAAGILEPTPRRRRAAEQGSRLSQAPTALQLHRTQQTPGSDPPVAGSVTFPLERHLCSQNRELSNTDLYMMHVNGFIHRGSCLSCRVLAPHLRNHKYLQGLWSFKRSIVTNGWASALDSNGHWHFVTMVHHQCRPYGYFRDGNRYSGRNNAVPLPRASNTLYYDILKISPSATQSQIKSAYYKQSFRYHPDRNAGSEEAALRFTQINEAYSVLGSVTLRKKYDRGILTAADLRSGKKPLEKAQTSTSKQSQAWSSSDKLSSEKSMFNFDEFYKAHYGEQLAREQTQRWRRMQLRKNKESLEGRWHIQKLMEMTVTAMLIGGFFLLFSINDK from the coding sequence ATGGCGCTGGTTTTCGCCGGTCGCTCGGTGAGGGTCCGCCAGCACCGGAACCCCGGGGACTGTGTCCGCAAGCTGACTGTTAGCGCCTGCAATCTGGGCGGTGGATCCAGGTTGGCAGCCGCCGGCGTTTTTGACCAGGGGGCCGGTGGACGGCGGCGGTTGCTGCTATCTCCCTCGGTGGCGCAGAGGCCGGGCGCCCAGAGCCGAGCCGCGGCTGGGATCCTGGAGCCCACTCCCAGGCGGCGGCGAGCAGCAGAGCAGGGGAGCCGGCTCTCACAAGCTCCGACCGCCCTACAGTTACACCGCACACAGCAAACACCTGGCAGTGACCCTCCTGTAGCTGGCAGTGTGACATTTCCACTGGAAAGGCACCTCTGTTCCCAGAATAGGGAGCTCAGTAATACTGACCTATACATGATGCATGTTAATGGGTTTATTCACCGTGGCAGCTGCCTGTCCTGTCGGGTCTTGGCCCCTCACTTGAGGAACCACAAATACCTCCAGGGCCTTTGGAGCTTTAAACGGTCAATCGTCACAAATGGCTGGGCATCAGCCCTAGACAGTAACGGACACTGGCATTTTGTCACCATGGTACATCACCAGTGCAGACCCTACGGCTACTTTAGAGATGGCAACAGGTACTCTGGAAGAAATAATGCTGTCCCACTTCCTCGAGCAAGCAACACGCTCTACTACGATATTTTGAAAATCTCTCCCAGTGCCACCCAGAGCCAGATCAAATCAGCATACTACAAGCAGTCATTTCGTTACCATCCAGACAGAAATGCAGGCAGTGAGGAAGCAGCATTGAGGTTCACTCAAATCAATGAGGCATATTCCGTGCTGGGAAGCGTGACCCTAAGGAAGAAGTATGACCGGGGAATTTTGACAGCAGCAGATTTACGTAGCGGGAAGAAACCTTTGGAGAAAGCCCAAACCTCAACGTCAAAACAATCACAGGCTTGGAGCTCGTCAGATAAATTGAGCTCCGAGAAATCGATGTTCAATTTTGATGAGTTCTACAAAGCTCATTATGGGGAGCAATTGGCCAGGGAGCAGACCCAACGCTGGAGAAGGATGCAGCTTCGCAAAAACAAGGAAAGTCTGGAGGGGAGGTGGCATATTCAGAAACTAATGGAGATGACAGTGACTGCTATGCTTATTGGAGGGTTTTTTCTACTGTTCAGTATCAATGATAAATAA